The sequence AACAACATTATCCATTTCATGCGCATTGCCAACATCCAGAGACCCAGTCAGCACAACAATATTGGTCCAATATTGTTCCAATATTGCCTTTTTTATTGGACAATATTGGATGACATTATTGGACCAATATTGGAAGTGATCGTTGACTGAATATCCTACCAATATTGGATTCCAATGCAAAATCCAATAAAAATCCAATATTGGTCCAATATTGGAACTGATGATGTTTGCAATATCCCACCAACATTGGATTCTAATGCAAATTCCAATAAAAATCCAATATTGGTCCAATATTGGAACTGATGATGTTTGCAATATCCCACCAACATTGGATTCCAATGCAAAATCCAATATCAGAACTGATGTTTGCAATATCAATTCAATGTTGGTATAGTGCTTTCCTGCACGCATGGTCACTATTTTGTTGTGATATTTTTGTCCACATATAAGGGCAGTTTTTACTGATTTACTTCTCCGACATGTCAAATCGAAAAGAAAACTTCACAGAAAATCAAGAAATTTAGTGACTATACATGCAGGAAAGCACTATACCAACATTGAATTGATATTGCAAACATAACAGTTCTGATATTGACCTGGATGCCAGCTATTCTGATTTACATTTTCTGCAACATAggattatatagctattctgatgaacacgtgggggaattcgggggctgtgattggatggtctctccaGATCATCAATGCATATTGCTGCCGAAGTccgccattttactcaatatccaaaagcatattgagaaaaatggccgacgcatggttccggtttacacatctgtaccacgatgcgatgtttctatcgacaacagcatacactgacaacttaaaaagctgtttcaacaactgtgttgtgaaatcgaatgcacttggagtcagtttttcttccaaagtcagaaagcgtgtagcggtgtgcatgtctgcgcgaacatgatgcgcgtaagaagtttgtctgctatcaaaacctgagatcaacgcatcgacgcaaaaactgtcattttgtaagtttggaacaacaaatcaaggtcataacagctatataatcgctattatgttttcagcgtagcaatagggtccgatatttagactcgaacaagtataatgcgactcgtcttcgactcgtagcattatacttgtctcgtctaaatatcggaccctattgctacgctgaaaacacaatagctgttaatgattATGATGTAGCAAATAAACAAGACATTTAATTGAAAGATTTTATGCAATTACGTACAGTAACAGAAAAATCACTACAATACTTATCGCATTAAATTAGGGAGTTGTGATAGTTTTTGTCATTTACGTTTACTTGGCCTGTCCGGCAATAGCGAGACGCGTTACTTAATTATGGTTAATATCAATCCCTTGTGTTTTAAAAAgacaatgaagaagaaaaattcaatcaaactgattttatttttttgttggaaACATGCATGGCAGAAATAAACGCAAATTTACAAAATGAACAGTAATAACAGGTTGTGAAAAAAGAAAGGCCAACTGTTCATTAAATCTGTATATATAGCTTTAATCACTAAATTCAAACTGGAAATTAGACACCCAAATTGATATTATTCACTCATGTCAAACAATTCTTTGTAAATAGCATGACAGTCCGGAAAGTGTGTGCACAATACAAATTATGCTAATCTGAAAACGTGTACATGAATATTATCCATGTCACTTCAAACATGTTCTTCATAAGAGAAAAATCAATGATTGAAAAGGCTCTCACGCACATCTCAatgcatggagagagagaaaaaaatcacacacaagtTTTggtaacaaaaacacacatgagCGTCAAGAACTGTTTAACATACTTTAAAAAACTAAAATTCATAGCAaatgatccccccccccccaaaaaaaaaaaaaaaaaaaaagaaagaattaaagcaattttttttctttcacgtTGCTTAGCATCCAGCTGCAGACTACTTAGACTGAGCCGTCGCAGGACGTCCCCACGCTgcctcaaaaaaacaaaaatcctcATTGGAGGTATGTCTCCAGTTACTGAaccatgaaaaataaaatgaaagcaGAGGCCCACCTAAAAATATGTTCGCATGCCATGGGGGCGCATTAGGTGACCCTAGGAACCAAACATAAGAGATGCCCCCCTAGGGGGACAATTAAAGCaatacaaataaacaaataaaagaaCAGAAGCAGAACAAACATGGCTCCATGAAGCTGGACAAACTAGGACAGGAGAAAAGGAAATAAACATCAAATATTTCAGCTACATATCACGTGTATGGTTAATTGTATCAAAGGGACAGTTTAGGGGGTCAGAACTATCCCTGCGTTGTCCGTCCCTGGGTTGTTGCACCTCATTCTCCAGCCTCTATGCCTGCCTTTCTATCTCCACTCTATCCCTGGGTTGTTGCACCTCGTTCTCCTCCCTCTGTGTCTGCCTTTCCATCTCCACTCTATCCCCGCGTTGTCCGCCCCTGGGTTGTTGCACCTCGTTCTCCTCCCTCTGTGCCTGCCTTTCCATCTCCACTCTATCCCCGCGTTGTCCGCCCCTGGGTTGTTGCACCTCGTTCTTCTCCCTCTGTGCCTGCCTTTCCATCTCCACTCTATCCCTGCGTTGTCCGCCCCTGGGTTGTTGCACCTCGTTCTCCTCCCTCTGTGCCTGCCTTTCCATCTCCACTCTATCCCCGCGTTGTCCGCCCCTGGGTTGTTGCACCTCGTTCTCCTCCCTCTGTGCCTGCCTTTCCATCTCCACTCTATCCCTGCGTTGTCCGCCCCTGGGTTGTTGCACCTCGTTCTCCTCCCTCTGTGCCTGCCTTTCCATCTCCACTCTATCCCCGCGTTGTCCGCCCCTGGGTTGTTGCACCTCGTTCTCCTCCCTCTGTGCCTGCCTTTCCATCTCCACTCTATCCCTGCGTTGTCCGCCCCTGGGTTGTTGCACCTCGTTCTCCTCCCTCTGTGCCTGCCTTTCCATCTCCACTCTATCCCTGCGTTGTCCGCCCCTGGGTTGTTGCACCTCGTTCTCCTCCCTCTGTGCCTGCCTTTCCATCTCCACTCTATCCCTGCGTTGTCCGCCCCTGGGTTGTTGCACCTCGTTCTCCTCCCTCTGTGCCTGCCTTTCCATCTCCACTCTATCCCTGCGTTGTCCGCCCCTGGGTTGTTGCACCTCGTTCTCCTCCCTCTGTGCCTGCCTTTCCATCTCCACTCTATCCCTGCGTTGTCCGCCCCTGGGTTGTTGCACCTCGTTCTCCTCCCTCTGTGCCTGCCTTTCCATCTCCACTCTATCCCTGCGTTGTCCGCCCCTGGGTTGTTGCACCTCGTTCTCCTCCCTCTGTGCCTGCCTTTCCATCTCCACTCTATCCCTGCGTTGTCCGCCCCTGGGTTGTTGCACCTCGTTCTCCTCCCTCTGTGCCTGCCTTTCCATCTCCACTCTATCCCTGCGTTGTCCGCCCCTGGGTTGTTGCACCTCGTTCTCCTCCCTCTGTGCCTGCCTTTCCATCTCCACTCTATCCCTGCGTTGTCCGCCCCTGGGTTGTTGCACCTCGTTCTCCTCCCTCTGTGCCTGCCTTTCCATCTCCACTCTATCCCTGCGTTGTCCGCCCCTGGGTTGTTGCACCTCGTTCTCCTCCCTCTGTGCCTGCCTTTCCATCTCCACTCTATCCCTGCGTTGTCCGCCCCTGGGTTGTTGCACCTCGTTCTCCTCCCTCTGTGCCTGCCTTTCCATCTCCACTCTATCCCCGCGTTGTCCGCCCCTGGGTTGTTGTACCTCGTTCTCCTCCCTCTGTGCCTGCCTTTCCATCTCCACTCTATCCCTGCGTTGTCCGCCCCTGGGTTGTTGCACCTCGTTCTCCTCCCTCTGTGCCTGCCTTTCCATCTCCACTCTATCCCTGCGTTGTCCGCCCCTGGGTTGTTGTACCTCGTTCTCCTCCCTCTGTGCCTGCCTTTCCATCTCCACTCTATCCCCGCGTTGTCCGCCCCTGGGTTGTTGCACCTCGTTCTCCTCCCTCTGTGCCTGCCTTTCCTGTTTCTGCCCACTCCGGTCACAGTTTCTTGTCAAGACTATCCCTGTGATAGAGTCAAACTCAGATCTTGTGGCTTCCGGGAATCTTTTCCTGACAGCATCTGCAATGCATACACATTCCTTTTTGCATTAAATTTCTACTTACCAAAATGTACTACAAGTTTGTCGTCCAAACGTCTGCATTCAAACTTTGCCCCAAAATTCCAAGAAAATAACGATTTTATTGGCTACCCAGCCTGGGCTACCCAACAGCCCGAAATTTAAAGACTTTCAAAGACCATGCTGAGTGGTAATTTTGGTTGGTTTTCAAAGACTTGAAAATGACTGTCAAAATTTCCCAAACTTCGAGGACCTTCACAGACCCGTACGAACCCTGTACAAAGTTTGTTTTCGTGTTTGCAGAATTAAAAAAGTAAAACTGGAAAAAGTCATAGGCATTCTTTACTCATAATTTGATTCACAACACCAGAGAGATAAATAGTAGAGAGCGCACACTCCAAAAGTAATTTTCTATAATAATtatgacacttttttttttttttttacgaataTGGGTTTTTTCCTCTCCAAAAATGGTGAATAAGAACACCATACTTATTGATCGTATGATCAAATTATGTTCCACTGGAAATAACAAATGATATGTATAGTTTGGCAGATATGAGATGTTAAAtttagtcattctacagtgaaaAAACAGCTGACTAAAAGAAACGGTCAATCCATGATCACAGGAGTATCTTCCTTGACCTTTTCATGTTGTCATCAAGGTCAAGGACGATAATCGTGTGATCATGGATCGACGCGATTGTTTTCCTTGACCGTTTCATGTCATCAGCTTTTTTTCACTGTGGAATTACTAACAGCTGCCAAACAAttcgtatttaaaaaaaaaattacacaaGAACATAATTTGGTCATACGATCGATAAGAATACCACACAACAATTTTTGAAAAACAAAGTCCTTATTCGACAAATTAGTCAAAATGTGACTGTCTACGAAAAGTAATATTTATCTCTCTGATAACACATTGATTACTGTAAATAACAGCGATTTAATCACATAAAAGTCCTCACCATAGATCGTCTCCACAACATTTTTTAGATCCTTGAACACCCCTTTCTCCTTATTCTTCCCGGTGAAGGTGTATGTCACTGCCAGCCTTGGACACATCAGCTTCTTGAAGATATTCTTCACCGCATCCCGAACGCTGGCACCGCCAATTGCAGAGAGGTAAAGAGCCTGGAAACAAAACAATCCTATTGAAATTAACAATatcaggagagaaaaaaaatctgctaTACCTGACTCGTAATTTGTACAAGAAATTTGTGTGGGCGGGTTCCCACTGATCGGCTCAAGCGCATCATGCCTGTATATTAGCGGAAGATTAAACAAATGTATAGTTAAGACCGCAATTGTGCATTGCCGAGGAAAGGAACTGGTTTATTAATGTTGGAGCTCTGATATACGAGTTCCTCAGACAACCTCATCTGTGTCCAGAATGGTATGAAGAGGCAAACGTATTTTGtaaatggagaacaataatTAGTTTCTTTcgtcacattttttttattgttaaaGTTGGAGCAGACTCGTAATTTGTTCCATGTTAACATAAAGCAGTCATTTATGCAAACTGTGCTATATGAACAGATAACTCACTTCCAACCATAGTAACACTTGACAATGTAAAATTATAAAATTGTGAAAAGTTGTAATCGGTGAAATCGAAACAGGGTTTCCTTCACACAGCATTTTTTCTCAGGTAACGTCTATCATACAGAGCTCAATTCAACCAAAACATGTGCAAAAAAGATGAGCGACTAGCAGCTGTTTTGTAGATCTATATAGCCTTCCAGAGGATCTACCCAACTCATTGTATCAGAAATTTTCTTTggggagaagaagaaagattgaaaacaaaaaagcaTTACTGGAAAAAAAAGTGTAGCAACAGCCTTCGTTCCCAAAGAAATACAGCAATGAGATCCGTCttccttgatttttttttttttacaaaagtgcataatGCAAGTACTTATACAAACCGCCCGATTTCTGTCAGTCTCCTCAGCAAGACAAGCATCAAGTTGGTTCATCACCGCCGCTGTCTGTATAGGGTATAGGTATAGGCTGTGGAGGAAGGACCTGTCCTGCACCTCCAGACTGCAACATCTCCTCCAGTCTGCCGATTCTGTTGTTCAGATGCTGAAGCTCTATGCTTAGTTCGCCCAGTCTTTTGAACACCTTTTCAAAAAATGGTGTTAGCCGATCCACTAGTTTGGCTGAAAAGAAAAGATCGAGTtgagacaacaacaaaattatggAAACAATTAAAGGGAAATTCCATAGTGGATACTTTTATCCATCCATGTTCAATGGAGGTCCagcaaactttaattgtaggtctgtctgtgtgtgtgcgtctgtccaAGGTTAACGGCTTCGTTCTTGAAAACCACTTGGCCGATAGAGTTGAAATTTGACACAGTAGCCGGAATTCAGGTCCTGCCTTGAAAGTGGCAAGTAATTTACTCGCCAAGTTGAGTTAATTTAAAAATTGGCGAATAAAACATTCAGTTTACACGCCAGATGCAAGTGAGCTAaaaatgttctttttttcgttttcCGATCCATACTTTTCTACATACCGGAAAGCAAAATAAGTACGCAACGAGCGTGCTCGATCAGATGAGAAGCAATTAATTTTGCACTTGTTTAAGATCGGCTAACTTCAGAAATCTTCGCCAAATAGTCAGCTGGAGAGCAGAATATTTGAGCGGAAACTGCCGCTCCGGCTAAGAATTTACATCCGATTGAGCCATCCTAGGTTCCCAAGGACGATAACTCCGTTCCTCCGTATATTCATCCTTGGCAAGGACAGTTTTTAAGACCTGTCATGCCGGATTCGCTATGTGAAGGCTTTGAAATTTATGACTCACATAGCAGGAGTTAAACCCTGAAATCCCATTTTTTGTGGGCAAGTGGCACAGAGACTATTTCTATGTTCCTGACACCCTTTTGCATGCAGAACATGGGAGGTTGAGCGAAGCGGTTTTTATCATGTCCTGCACGACTTTTGACATTGGTATTTATCTTCAACATGCAATACTCCATGATTTATCGTACAGGTGAAATGTAAGCCGTTCTTCTGCACTCCCAAGGGGAGAATCTCAAATTTCTTATGATCAGTCCTAGATTGGAATTTGGAGCTGGCTTTTGTaaattagttagttagctgttgcttttcgggtccagcggaccataataagccaaatcaggaccccgctTTTGTAAATCTTAAAATTGCAAGTTGAAACCCAAATAAATCATGACATTGTGCCAGCAAGCCAATCTAATATATAATTTCCatctggtgtgtctgtgtgtgtgatgtttatGCAAATCTGCAATTTCGGTCCGATTTTCACCAAATTTGGTGTGTATATATGGGCCTCGGTCCTTGGAAGGTCATTACGGGGTTTGATTTTTTCCCTCCGACCCGGCGAACCgttattttccattttttcaCCAACCAACGCGGTGAAACTATTAGCGGGCTCAAGAGCATACCAATTAGGGTGCGACGCGGCAAAGCCACTAGCCGGGGCCCAAGCGCTTCCCACGGAGTCCAGTttaaaaaccgttattttccaTTTTTCACCGGCCGACGCCTCGAAGCCGCTAGCGGGCTCAAGAGCATACCACGGGTGCGATGTGGCGAAGCCGCTAGCCGGGGTCAAGCGCTTACCACGGAATCCAGTTCATACCATGGGGTCCACACCCTCTAGTGTTAGTTTAAAGAATAAACCGTTAAAAAATATTATGTTGAAATAATTGTTACTTACAACAATCTACGTGTTGTTGAGATGTGTCCTGTCTGGAAGTTGTGGAAGGACGACTGTTCGGTCTTCTATCGAACCGGATTCGGGGAAGGGGACTGTCACTTCTCGGTGATCGGGCACAGGGACTTTGGCTGTTGCGTCTTCTGTTGGATTGGGGAGGTGGGCTTTGGCTGTTGCGTCTTCTGTTGGATTGGGGAGGTGGGCTTTGGCTGTTGCGTCTTCTGTTGGATTGGGGAGGTGGGCTTTGGCTGTTGCATCTTCTGTTGGATTGGGGAGGTGGGCTTTGGCTGTTGCGTCTTCTGTTGGATTGGGGAGGTGGGCTTTGGCTGTTGTGTCCTCTGGATCGGCATCTTTTCTCATGTCGGGGTGAAGGAGTTTCGTTGTCTCTTGATCGTTTTCTGCTTTGATCTCCTCTCGTTTCACTTTGAAGTGGAGAACTACACAAACAATGAAAGACAAAATATGAGATATTTGTCAAAGAGGGCATCACTCGTTGACTcagcagggttcgtacagggaATTCATTTGAAAATTCCAAGACCTTTTCAAGACCTTTCCAAGACCTAAAGTGGAATAAAGTTAAAAGCGCAAAGCACAAAACGTGctaggggggtccaggggcatgccccccccccaaaaaaaaacaaaaaaaacattttgttttcatgGAAGCATAATGCTGCAATCTGGGGTCAtctgagctcagaaactgtcatttaaacatCTGGCCAAATTTACAAATGAGACAGTGACCAAAGGTCaggtcccgaatgacacacgattgctgacatttcaccattgccaaaagaataaacatataagaaataggtagaacatgaatgtgaaaactgactttgattgttgatcagtatgttctataccactaacaaataatctacttacgcatagctgtttggcaaatgtatgttgcacgggacacactgacatgaaagtggaagatgttttccctctagagaaactacatatcaagttacaatttttgtgctcttccattccagttggcaatcaattgttaacgcatgttattagaaaaaatagaacgaaaacagattagatagaatgaaaaatgtgttggtgatgtcatttgggacatactgacatgaaaacgtcaccttttgtcattgtctcaaatgGCAAAATATCAAGACTTTCACAGACCTTTGACAGTTTGGCCATTTTTCCAAGACTTTCCAGACGCTGGAAAAACTCTTCAAATTTTCAGACTTTCCCTGACCGTACGAACCCTGTTGAGGATAGTTGCCGATTATTGGGATTACCTAATAGTAGTATAAGAAGAATAAATTAAAGGCTCTTTGTAGTCCGCTGCGCTTGAAACAATATGTTATATTATGAAGAATAAATTAAAGATACAAAATTTAAAGGTAGTCCCACAGCATCTCTTCCACAGGGTAGTGAGATGAAAATGTATCACTTCTCTCTACCTACCTATATCTGACAGGTGCTCGAGCCTTGCGTGGTTGGGGACTGTACTCAGCATCTGTCTCCGTGTCCGTGGAAAGATCAGTGAAGTCCAAAGATTTATCTTCTCTCCTACGGAGTTTTTGATAATCATCTGGAAAAAAGCATAATCGTTAGTTCAGCCAGTGGTTCACTTTGTTTTGGGGTCATCATGTTGTTTAAAGTCAAGCCGACTGCGAGGAGCCATCTCCTATCCTAACCTAAAATATGGACAGGAcagaacaagacaagacaaaacgaGACAACACACGCAGATTGAATTTTCCGTATTTCCTAGAATCTGTTTTGTTTGATGACAAACTTTGATGTTACTAGGACGAACATAGTCGGAACACCATCGTGTAGACTTCACAGCGCACTCCCATGACCTCCTTGGCCTTTAGTGCCCCTTTAACATGTCAAGTTTCATCCCAGCCAGCCTCTGCCACCAAGGCACTACTTTCACTCATGCACCATGAATTCACTACCACTAAATTCAATAGGCACACAAGACCACtcataaaaaataacaaaaatcaCCAActatgcaagcacacacacactctctccctctctctgtatttgtatgaaaagaaataagaCAATCCGGACATCTTTCAGATAAAGTGAGTTGAAAGGAAGTATAAAATACAAGCTTACCATTGGCGTCAAGGATTCTCGAGAAGGGGAAAAAATTCCCAGTTCCATCAGGGTCTTTGCAGTTGACAACCCATGAAATATTTGATTTGCCGTTTGGCCACCAGCACTgattctgttttcttttcagcCAGTTGTATGGAACAATGGCAACAGTCCTCCCTTCATCCTCATCAAACTCAATGAGATTGTACTTGCCACTTGGTTTTGACATTCTAGAAATGAAGAACATCTGAGAATCTGGTTGGCATCGGCATATATTTATGTactatgttttgtctttttcagAATGGAGTTGATTACATATTCAAAGGAAGCAAAACAAATTCCCTATCTTTACTTGGTATTGGTAGCATTACACATTTATGTTCAACCTCATCTAAGTAGGCTCTGTCATGATACCCTGACAATGCAGAGGCCTTCACAATATCGAAATCAAAGGAACTGCACGGATATTCAAAGAAGGGCCTTATAATCACAAACCGTTCAATGACAAGAATTATTCTATCATTGCCCACAACGGAGAGTATATTGCGAATCAAATAGAACTTGCGCTGTATCTTAACACAATTGTTTCCTTttgaaattaaaaagaaaacaccaTTAAAAGATGTTTCTTTGAACTGCTGACAATTAAAAACATCTCTTAAAACTGGCCCTTGGAAATGCTGTTTTTTGGGTAAGCTGTTAGGCAAGCACACCTTGTGCTGCTTTTTTATCACACCTTCTCTTTCTACAAGTCTCCTAATTATTTGTTGCAGGGGCAATGCATGTTTATGTAGCAGCTGTTTTAGCCCCCCAAGATAATTTTCAAAGCAAAATGCTGAATAACTGTCCAAAGCCCCAAACCTCTTGACATCATCTACAATATGAATTAACCCATGCACGTTATATACAATAAATTCACTACCATACAGTCTTCTTGACTTTTCTACAAATGAGCGTAGACGATTTCGCGCATAATCTGCATGACTCTCCCACAAAGTGCGACTGGCGAGACAATGAATGGAAACAAATAATAGAAGAAAATGATCGTAGTACTCTGGCGACAATTGGCCTTTGAAAGCAACAATTCCGCTATAAAGTAAAAATTGTCGAAATTCGGTGGCCTTCCACCTATCTACCTCACTCAGGTTGCGACACTTTCTTGCAAACTCTCTTGGAATGTATTCCTTAAATGAGTCAAGAGACTGTGAAATCTGTCTGATTGCACCTTGACCAAGTCTGATGCCTTTGCTGACAGGGCTTTTCAATAGAAACATCAAGAGTCTCCTCGTTACACCCAAACAAATCGGATGCATATATTCTAAGGGAAACTGACTGACCATGTTGATGGATAAACGAGTCAGTGGAGATATCCCAGTGTGATGACCTTGCTGGCTTTGAGCATTGAAACCTGCATCTGTTCTGAGAGGGGAATTAAACTCATCAAATAcaactttgttttctttataAGATCCTTTCACAGTACATCTTTCACATGAAAAATACCCACAATGTCCCTTAGTCCGTTTTAAATAGGACCTAGCAGGTGCGTCACAGATAAAGCAAGAAATATGGATGTGAGCAGGACATTTCTTTCCATCACAATCAAACTCAGCTGGACCTCTTTGAAAGCTGTCTATTTCACTGATGAAGTCTTCCATGTATTCATCAAGAGTGTCTGGTTTACTGTTACCACAAAACAACCCAACCAGGAAAGGCTCTGTTGTGAACGGCCTACAGACTCTGGCGAGAATTGGCCACAGCTGCTTACAgccatttttttttagatgggcACACCATCAATATTAACTTGAAGCGCTATCACGGGAACTTCAGGAATAACTTGCGAAAAAAATCTCCTCAGACTGACATTCTGTGACAAACGTTTAAAAATGCCGAAATGAAAATATGAACCATTAGTCAAAGGCTTCACTGGGGTATGCCGGGCTGTTTTCAGGAGAGTGCGAGCATCTGTTGGTGATGTGGATGGAAAAAGTGAAGAATGGCCAACAAAGCAGAGAGTGCAGACACAGTTATGCCCAATGAGGTTGCCcaaatttgttttttcttgatcACATTCTTCTTCCATTTTGAAACCTTCAATGTCAATGTCGTTATCCGTATCACTATCACTAGTATCAGTGTCTGCAGCTGAACCGACAGATTCAATACAATCTAAAAACTCCAACATGTCTTCATCTTCATCACATTTCTCTGAGTCGGACTGAATGATGTCATGATCGGATTCTATTTCTATCGCCATCGGATTTTCATCTTCATCACGCGTGCACGGCATCCAGGCTGATTCTGTTCTGTCAGTGTCACAGAACGATCATTGTCTTTTGAGACATTTGTTTTGTGCAAATGTTGGTAAATGATGCTAGTATCTTGATTTGAAGAAGCGTGATCGCTCTGTGTTGCATTTGCTTTGACAGCATTTGATTCGGCAATGCTTGCTGACAAATCATCGCTCGCGATCTTTCGAATTTTTCTTCTCAACGACGAATAAGAGGACATGGTTGCCGAAAATAAAGTTCACAAATGCTAAACCTAACTATCTTGTAATGTATCTGTTTACAAATGATGTTATAAACCTGATAGTTTTACCTACTCGACAT is a genomic window of Littorina saxatilis isolate snail1 unplaced genomic scaffold, US_GU_Lsax_2.0 scaffold_872, whole genome shotgun sequence containing:
- the LOC138957026 gene encoding trichohyalin-like, whose protein sequence is MERQAQREENEVQQPRGGQRGDRVEMERQAQREENEVQQPRGGQRRDRVEMERQAQREENEVQQPRGGQRRDRVEMERQAQREENEVQQPRGGQRRDRVEMERQAQREENEVQQPRGGQRRDRVEMERQAQREENEVQQPRGGQRRDRVEMERQAQREENEVQQPRGGQRRDRVEMERQAQREENEVQQPRGGQRRDRVEMERQAQREENEVQQPRGGQRRDRVEMERQAQREENEVQQPRGGQRRDRVEMERQAQREENEVQQPRGGQRRDRVEMERQAQREENEVQQPRGGQRRDRVEMERQAQREENEVQQPRGGQRGDRVEMERQAQREENEVQQPRGGQRRDRVEMERQAQREENEVQQPRGGQRGDRVEMERQAQREENEVQQPRGGQRRDRVEMERQAQREKNEVQQPRGGQRGDRVEMERQAQREENEVQQPRGGQRGDRVEMERQTQREENEVQQPRDRVEIERQA